The proteins below are encoded in one region of Leptotrichia sp. oral taxon 218:
- the cbiT gene encoding precorrin-6Y C5,15-methyltransferase (decarboxylating) subunit CbiT, protein MYHIKDKDFIRGKVPMTKEEIRAVSIAKMEISDEDVCIDIGGGTGSVSIEMARFAKNGHVYTIEQKEEAVDLIKQNMEKFEIKNMTVISGKAPEDLPQGITFDKVFIGGSGGNLSEIINYSYENLKEGGIIALNFIVLENTFEALECLKKSKFEDIDISQIIVAKNRKVKDFNMMMSENPIYVISARK, encoded by the coding sequence ATGTATCATATAAAAGATAAGGACTTTATTCGTGGAAAAGTTCCAATGACAAAGGAAGAAATAAGAGCAGTGAGTATTGCGAAAATGGAAATTTCTGATGAAGATGTGTGTATTGATATTGGTGGTGGAACTGGCTCTGTAAGTATTGAAATGGCTAGATTTGCTAAAAATGGGCATGTTTACACGATTGAGCAAAAAGAGGAAGCCGTTGATTTAATAAAACAAAATATGGAAAAATTTGAGATAAAAAATATGACTGTAATTTCTGGAAAAGCACCAGAAGATTTACCACAAGGAATAACTTTTGATAAAGTGTTTATCGGTGGTTCAGGTGGAAATTTATCAGAAATTATTAATTATTCTTATGAAAATTTAAAAGAAGGTGGAATAATCGCTTTGAACTTTATCGTTTTAGAAAACACATTTGAAGCACTTGAATGCTTAAAAAAATCAAAATTTGAGGATATTGATATTTCTCAAATAATTGTGGCAAAAAATAGAAAAGTGAAGGATTTTAACATGATGATGTCGGAAAATCCAATTTATGTGATTTCTGCGAGAAAATAA